The segment ACTTGTCCACTGTCAATCATTTTTTGGCACTGGCTTTACAGTTCAGGAGACATATCTATTAGCCTGGTGCCGTAAAAATGTGCGTGCTGCCTATCCATTTAAAAGGCCGACCGAATAAGAACGGCCGGCCTTCTTGGCTAAGCTTCTTTCTTTTTTGGCATTTTTTGTATCAATATGGCACAATCTGGGCATACCAGTTCGCATATACCACAAGCAATACAATCTTTTTCGCCATGACCGGGTTCCACCGAAGGTGTGCCATATACGCCTAACTTTTTTGACCAGCCAATCGTATCTACGGGGCATTTCTCTACGCATAACCCACAACCCTTGCAAAGATTGGGGAACAAATGAAAGATACCCGTACCGTTTTCGTGCGTTTCAGGTTTCCAAGGACTGCTCATCCCGTTACCTCCTTCGGTTATAATTTTTCCTTAACCAACTCTATTCCCCGTTCAATCGCCGTATAATTTAAATCCCGCAATTTCGGGTCCTTTTCAAATTTATAGCCCAACTTCTTTTCAATGGCTTCTTTAGCCTTTTCTAAATTAACAACTCCTGTAGCACCAATAACTGCTCCCATAATAATGATGTTAAACACGCGGGGGTGCAATTCATCTTTTGCCACACGGATTGCCGGTATACCCAAGACCTTGGCAGCATTTTTAGGCAAGTCGTCTTCCACCCCATCAATGTCAGCATCATAAACAAAAACAGTCTTTTCACCTACATATTTTTGAGTACGCCTTACCGCTCGGTCACTCAGTGCTACCACTATATCCGCTGTCTTAAATTTTGGTGAACCAATGGGTTCGTCAGAAATCTGGACATAAGCCACAGAAACGCCGCCACGCTGCTCCACTCCAAAGTTAGGAATGTATAGGGCCTCACGGCCATCCTCGTATGCTGCTTCAGTAATAATCATTGCTACTGATTGAACTCCCTGGCCACCTTCTCCTGCGAGAGCTATCTTTGCACCTTTAGCCATTGCCTAACCCTCCTTCTTATCGCCAGGTACCTTAAGTTCACCAATTTTAAAGTACTGCGGCATCGCTTCCTCAATAAATTTCCACGTTTCTGCAGCATTAGTTCGCCAGTTGGTAGGACAACCGGATAACGCTTCTACAAAGGAAAAGCCGTTACCGCTTATCTGGTTTTCTAACGCCCGCTTTAAAAATTTCTTCAACTGCCTCACATTAGATACCGTGCCCCGGGCCACATACGCGCTTTCAGGGGTAATGGCAGCAACCATTTCCGGCCCCTGAGTAGGATTACCCGTTGAGTCAACATCTCTTCCATAGGGACTGGTTTCTGTTTTTTGGCCAGGAAGAGTCGTAGGGGCCATCTGGCCGCCTGTCATACCATAATTTGTATTATTTACCAAGACAACTGTAATTTTTTCGTTTCGGCTTGCTGCGTTTACCAGATGCTGAGATCCGATGGCATAACCACCGCCATCCCCCATGTATGCTATGCCTATTAATTCAGGGTTAGCTCGTTTGACTCCTGTAATAACCGGTGTAGTCCGACCATGATGTGTTTGTACCGAATCAATATTAAAAAAATCCCACGCCAACAGCGAGCAACCTATATCACAACCAAAAACGGTCTTACCCTGGATGTCCAACTCGTCTATCGCTTCTCCCAATGCTTTCAACACCAACCCGTGACCGCAGCCGGGGCAAAATTTGTGGACCTTGGTTTCTAGACGCCAGCACTTTGGCATTTGTGGTGCTACTGACATAAAATTACCTCCTTCCGCTACTTTTATATTTAAAGCAGTTTGTTTACTTCTTCCACGACCTCTTCAGCAGTTATGCCTTCGCCCGGCTTAAGAAAAGTCTTAATTGGTGTACTCAAGCCGTATATTGCATCAGTTATAAGTTTTTTTAACTGCCCATAAGATGATTCTACGACCAATACAACCTTAGCTTTTTCAGCACGCTTACGCAACTGGTCTTCTGCAATTGGACGTAATGTTATCGGCCTGAAATGACCAACATTCTTACCTTCCTCTTTTAACTGTTTTAGTGCTCCTTGTACAGCCCTTGTTACCACACCGTGTGCTACTATTAATACATCGGCACCCTCAACATCATATTCTTGGTATTCAGCAACTTCTGGAGCAACTTTTTCC is part of the Metallumcola ferriviriculae genome and harbors:
- a CDS encoding 4Fe-4S dicluster domain-containing protein; amino-acid sequence: MSSPWKPETHENGTGIFHLFPNLCKGCGLCVEKCPVDTIGWSKKLGVYGTPSVEPGHGEKDCIACGICELVCPDCAILIQKMPKKKEA
- a CDS encoding 2-oxoacid:acceptor oxidoreductase family protein is translated as MAKGAKIALAGEGGQGVQSVAMIITEAAYEDGREALYIPNFGVEQRGGVSVAYVQISDEPIGSPKFKTADIVVALSDRAVRRTQKYVGEKTVFVYDADIDGVEDDLPKNAAKVLGIPAIRVAKDELHPRVFNIIIMGAVIGATGVVNLEKAKEAIEKKLGYKFEKDPKLRDLNYTAIERGIELVKEKL
- a CDS encoding thiamine pyrophosphate-dependent enzyme, whose protein sequence is MSVAPQMPKCWRLETKVHKFCPGCGHGLVLKALGEAIDELDIQGKTVFGCDIGCSLLAWDFFNIDSVQTHHGRTTPVITGVKRANPELIGIAYMGDGGGYAIGSQHLVNAASRNEKITVVLVNNTNYGMTGGQMAPTTLPGQKTETSPYGRDVDSTGNPTQGPEMVAAITPESAYVARGTVSNVRQLKKFLKRALENQISGNGFSFVEALSGCPTNWRTNAAETWKFIEEAMPQYFKIGELKVPGDKKEG